Proteins from a genomic interval of Campylobacter concisus:
- a CDS encoding TonB-dependent siderophore receptor yields the protein MNKFRISAVLCFAISALNATDVSLDGISVEDSADDGYRATTSEVGKTNTPILEIPQTVNVVTQQQLKDKKPENLMESLQNVSGVSYANTTSGNFDAALKRGFGGGRDGSIMRNGVSAGVTHNFNATVQSVEVLKGPASLLYGVQDAGGIINLVTKKPLYENSNEIWLGTGNKKYRDFGFDSTGALGESGFAYRFIFDWSGKDYWREYGEYKNLLIAPSISYKGDDYRIDAAYYHTKYTDPADRGMYMLESGQILDIDKKVRLDEPFNEIDGKVDTFDLSFEKNFGENWLLKGAYAFSRSLHEYGQARIMNINLASGIAERRMEWYEDFEHKTHAGSLTLNGIVETGSITHNLLFGVDAKEYLRQRPEARQIEANDARNNINIYSPIYGRVSVDDIKSRGASKKTQYHKLKTIGTYAQDSINLTDSLIFVAGLRYEYYNQIVGDQNRYAARPVPFTKSIDKSGGKLLYNVGLLYLLTPEWSVYTSHSQSFKPQTSIGSKGAVSLEPEEGKSIEFGTKFQNNSITAMAALFNIDKKNIINNVNNISYTSGKANSRGVEFDFNGRITDGLSVSSSYTYTKTKLKEDRNMAWKVGKPLEATPKHQASLFANYDFAHLGVKGLRIGGGARYFGSWYTYNQQKSSAAYGSFYKLPHAITYDAFVSYTTKISGYETNFSFNVKNLTDKLYYTSSSTGTDANIIPIQPGYARQFMLTASVKF from the coding sequence ATGAATAAATTTCGCATTAGTGCGGTGCTTTGTTTTGCTATTTCTGCTTTAAATGCTACTGATGTAAGCTTGGATGGGATCAGTGTAGAAGATAGCGCAGACGATGGTTACAGAGCCACAACGAGTGAGGTGGGCAAGACAAATACGCCAATTCTTGAGATACCACAGACAGTAAACGTCGTAACGCAACAACAGCTAAAGGATAAAAAGCCAGAAAATTTAATGGAATCGCTTCAAAACGTAAGTGGTGTTAGCTATGCGAATACAACTTCAGGAAATTTTGATGCGGCTTTAAAGCGTGGCTTTGGTGGCGGACGTGACGGCTCTATAATGCGTAATGGTGTATCAGCTGGTGTGACGCACAACTTTAATGCAACTGTACAAAGCGTCGAGGTGTTAAAGGGCCCAGCAAGCTTGCTTTACGGCGTTCAAGATGCCGGCGGTATCATAAATCTAGTAACTAAAAAACCGCTTTATGAAAATAGCAATGAAATTTGGCTTGGCACCGGTAATAAAAAGTATAGAGATTTTGGCTTTGATTCAACTGGAGCTTTGGGTGAGAGCGGTTTTGCATATAGATTTATATTTGATTGGTCGGGTAAGGATTATTGGAGAGAGTATGGCGAATATAAAAATTTACTCATCGCTCCAAGTATAAGTTATAAAGGCGACGACTATCGTATTGATGCTGCCTACTACCATACAAAATACACCGACCCCGCAGATCGCGGCATGTATATGCTAGAATCAGGACAAATTTTAGACATAGATAAAAAAGTCAGATTAGATGAGCCATTTAACGAAATAGATGGCAAAGTAGATACTTTTGATCTAAGTTTTGAGAAAAATTTTGGCGAGAATTGGCTATTAAAGGGAGCTTATGCATTTTCACGCTCACTACATGAATACGGACAAGCTCGCATTATGAATATAAATTTAGCTAGCGGAATCGCAGAAAGACGTATGGAGTGGTATGAAGATTTTGAGCATAAGACCCATGCTGGATCACTTACATTAAACGGCATAGTAGAAACTGGAAGTATAACTCATAATCTATTATTTGGAGTAGATGCTAAAGAGTATCTAAGACAACGTCCAGAAGCTCGTCAGATCGAAGCAAACGATGCTAGAAATAATATAAATATCTACTCACCGATCTATGGCAGAGTTAGCGTAGATGACATCAAAAGTAGAGGTGCTAGCAAAAAGACGCAATACCACAAACTAAAAACGATCGGTACTTACGCACAAGATAGTATAAATTTAACCGATAGCTTAATATTTGTAGCGGGACTAAGGTATGAATACTACAACCAAATAGTAGGCGATCAAAACAGATATGCCGCTAGACCTGTACCATTTACAAAAAGTATAGATAAAAGTGGTGGCAAGCTGCTTTATAATGTCGGACTTTTATATCTACTAACTCCTGAGTGGTCAGTTTATACTAGTCATTCTCAAAGCTTTAAGCCACAAACTTCTATCGGCAGCAAAGGTGCTGTCTCATTAGAGCCAGAAGAGGGAAAATCTATCGAGTTTGGAACAAAATTTCAAAACAATAGCATAACCGCAATGGCAGCTTTATTTAATATCGATAAGAAAAATATTATAAACAATGTAAACAATATATCATATACGAGTGGTAAAGCAAATTCTAGAGGAGTAGAGTTTGATTTTAATGGACGTATTACAGATGGACTTAGTGTAAGTTCAAGCTATACCTACACCAAAACTAAATTAAAAGAAGATAGAAATATGGCTTGGAAGGTGGGTAAGCCGCTTGAGGCTACTCCAAAGCATCAAGCGAGTTTATTTGCTAATTACGATTTTGCTCATCTTGGCGTAAAAGGTCTAAGAATAGGTGGTGGCGCCAGGTATTTTGGCTCTTGGTATACTTACAATCAACAAAAAAGCTCAGCAGCTTATGGAAGCTTTTATAAATTACCACATGCTATTACTTACGATGCTTTTGTTAGCTATACAACTAAAATTTCAGGCTACGAGACAAATTTCTCATTTAACGTCAAAAACTTGACCGACAAGCTTTATTATACGTCCTCATCGACTGGCACGGATGCTAATATCATACCGATACAACCAGGCTATGCTCGCCAGTTTATGCTGACCGCTAGCGTTAAATTCTAA
- the leuC gene encoding 3-isopropylmalate dehydratase large subunit translates to MKQTITEKIFSDHVGKEVGAGEIIESKIDMIIGNDITTPISIKQFERSGAKKLANPDGFAIVMDHYIPTKDILSANQAKISREFAYKHDLKNYFDEKDMGIEHAILPEKGLVIPGDVIIGADSHTCTHGALGAFSTGMGSTDLAYAMITGKNWFKVPESIKVIFKGKLDKHVYGKDLILEIIRQIGVDGALYKALEFSGEVIEGLSMDDRFSMCNMAIEAGAKSGIIAVDEITKEFLKDKNLRDKPKFFYSDEDAKYDKILEIDVTNLDPVIAYPFLPSNGKSVRQAVHDDLAIDQAFIGSCTNGRLSDLRIAAQILKGKKVARKTRLIITPATQKIARAAEKEGLIDIFIEAGAVVSNPTCGACLGGYMGILGANERCISTTNRNFVGRMGDRTSEIYLANSAVVAASAIAGKIADPRDL, encoded by the coding sequence ATGAAACAAACTATTACCGAGAAAATATTTTCAGATCACGTTGGCAAAGAGGTGGGCGCTGGAGAGATCATCGAGAGCAAGATCGATATGATCATAGGCAACGATATCACGACGCCTATTTCGATCAAGCAGTTTGAGCGAAGTGGCGCTAAAAAGCTAGCTAACCCAGATGGCTTTGCCATCGTGATGGACCACTACATCCCGACAAAGGACATCCTAAGCGCAAATCAAGCCAAAATTTCACGCGAATTTGCCTACAAACACGACCTTAAAAACTATTTTGACGAAAAAGATATGGGTATCGAGCATGCGATTTTGCCTGAAAAAGGGCTAGTCATCCCAGGCGACGTCATCATTGGCGCAGACAGTCACACCTGTACGCACGGCGCTCTTGGAGCCTTTAGCACTGGCATGGGTAGCACCGACCTAGCTTATGCGATGATCACTGGCAAAAACTGGTTTAAAGTGCCTGAGAGTATCAAAGTCATCTTTAAAGGCAAGCTTGATAAGCACGTTTATGGCAAGGATCTTATCCTTGAGATCATCCGTCAAATAGGCGTTGATGGCGCACTTTACAAGGCGCTTGAGTTTAGTGGCGAGGTAATAGAGGGCCTTAGTATGGATGATAGATTTTCAATGTGCAACATGGCGATCGAGGCTGGCGCAAAGAGTGGTATCATCGCGGTTGATGAGATCACAAAAGAGTTTTTAAAAGATAAAAATTTACGCGATAAACCAAAATTTTTCTACTCAGACGAAGATGCAAAATATGACAAAATTTTAGAGATCGATGTGACCAATCTTGATCCAGTCATAGCATATCCATTTTTGCCAAGCAACGGCAAGAGCGTAAGACAGGCGGTTCATGACGATTTAGCCATTGATCAAGCATTTATCGGTTCATGTACGAATGGCCGTCTAAGCGACCTACGTATCGCAGCACAAATTTTAAAAGGCAAAAAAGTAGCCCGTAAAACAAGGCTCATCATCACTCCAGCGACGCAAAAGATCGCAAGAGCTGCCGAAAAAGAGGGCTTAATCGACATTTTCATCGAAGCAGGAGCGGTCGTGAGCAATCCAACTTGTGGCGCTTGTCTTGGCGGATATATGGGAATTTTAGGCGCAAATGAACGCTGTATCTCGACGACAAATAGAAATTTTGTCGGACGTATGGGCGATAGAACGAGTGAAATTTATCTAGCCAACTCAGCAGTTGTAGCAGCCTCAGCTATAGCAGGTAAAATCGCCGATCCAAGGGACTTATAG
- a CDS encoding NFACT RNA binding domain-containing protein, translating to MKYAHLVQIASYLSNFTKINQAKRINDMAILIEFNGEKIIFDLNKSNSAIYKDGELKEAKIYQAPFDNVLKKRFNASHIKSVECLKDNRILKFICTQSGSYKSENFILYLEFTGRFTNAVITDENNVIIEALRHIDNSYRKIETGEVLRELPAIAIKEKPCEPITDFEAFFRSEAARVNESRIAGLKEAKLASVQKKIDSMSEILNSLEDKDELMRKSEEAANLGSLLLANLGNFKGYEREICLKDFDGNEIKLTLSDTPKNSANEFYARSKKFRAKAIGVDIEKRNLKEKIEFFEGLKSLLKEATSLYELEILSPKNKAKQRERHVKDVSENAEIFYVREFKILVGRNEKGNINLLDLAKKDDIWLHLKDNPSAHVIIKTNKSRVPEDVLEMAAKFCVEFSVKGAGRYEVDYTKRENLKRENGANVTYTNYKTIIINKG from the coding sequence ATGAAGTACGCACATTTAGTTCAAATAGCAAGTTATTTATCAAATTTTACAAAGATAAACCAAGCAAAACGCATTAATGATATGGCTATTTTGATCGAATTTAATGGCGAGAAGATCATCTTTGATCTAAACAAATCAAACTCTGCTATCTACAAAGATGGCGAGCTAAAAGAAGCAAAAATTTATCAAGCGCCTTTTGATAATGTGCTAAAAAAGCGCTTTAACGCCTCGCATATAAAAAGCGTTGAGTGCTTAAAAGATAATAGAATTTTAAAATTTATCTGCACGCAAAGTGGCTCATATAAAAGTGAAAATTTTATCCTCTATCTTGAATTTACTGGGCGCTTTACAAATGCTGTGATAACTGATGAAAATAACGTAATCATCGAAGCGTTAAGACACATCGATAATAGCTACCGAAAGATAGAAACCGGCGAAGTTTTAAGGGAGCTTCCAGCCATCGCTATCAAAGAAAAACCGTGCGAGCCCATAACTGACTTTGAGGCGTTTTTTAGAAGTGAAGCGGCCAGAGTAAATGAGTCCAGGATAGCTGGCTTAAAAGAGGCGAAGCTTGCAAGCGTACAAAAAAAGATAGATAGCATGAGCGAAATTTTAAACTCACTTGAAGACAAAGATGAGCTAATGAGAAAGAGTGAAGAAGCTGCAAATTTAGGATCGCTTTTGCTTGCAAATCTGGGAAATTTTAAGGGCTACGAGAGGGAAATTTGTCTGAAGGATTTTGATGGCAATGAGATAAAACTAACTCTTAGCGATACACCAAAAAATAGTGCAAATGAGTTTTACGCAAGATCAAAAAAATTTCGTGCAAAAGCCATTGGTGTAGATATAGAAAAAAGAAATTTAAAAGAAAAAATCGAGTTTTTTGAAGGATTAAAGTCTCTTTTAAAAGAAGCGACCAGTCTTTATGAGCTTGAAATTTTAAGCCCAAAAAACAAGGCAAAACAAAGAGAACGCCACGTAAAAGATGTGAGTGAAAATGCTGAAATTTTTTACGTTAGAGAATTTAAAATACTAGTTGGTAGAAACGAAAAAGGCAATATAAATTTGCTTGATCTTGCCAAAAAAGACGATATATGGTTACATCTAAAGGATAACCCAAGCGCCCATGTCATCATCAAGACAAACAAGAGTAGGGTGCCTGAAGATGTGCTAGAAATGGCAGCTAAATTCTGCGTAGAATTTAGTGTAAAGGGAGCTGGCAGATACGAGGTAGACTACACTAAGCGTGAAAATTTAAAACGTGAAAATGGCGCAAATGTCACTTATACGAACTATAAAACTATCATCATAAATAAAGGCTAA
- a CDS encoding SWEET family sugar transporter: MGTCLSVVMYFSYIPQIMGNLDGNKTPFIQPLAAALNCTIWTSYGLLKSKKDYPLSAANFPGIIFGLLATITAF; the protein is encoded by the coding sequence ATCGGCACATGCCTATCAGTTGTTATGTACTTTTCATACATCCCACAAATAATGGGCAACCTTGACGGCAACAAGACGCCTTTTATACAGCCACTGGCAGCCGCACTAAACTGCACAATCTGGACAAGCTACGGCCTATTAAAATCTAAAAAAGACTATCCGCTTTCTGCTGCAAACTTTCCAGGCATAATCTTTGGTCTTTTGGCAACTATAACAGCGTTTTAA
- a CDS encoding molybdenum cofactor guanylyltransferase encodes MQTCVILAGGKSSRMGQDKTLLPFGGFKTLTHYEVAKFSKVFGEVYVSSKFEKFSPPLKLIKDENSNNYSPMLALYSILKNFDHSIFVIPADMPFFDLKSLEELVKFKDEFDMVVASDNEHIHSLCGFFSPRLVTLAHEFYLKNEHKIGLLRKSCKCKVVNFKDSEQFFNINFPDEYEMAKKIQEKKIDDE; translated from the coding sequence ATGCAAACTTGCGTGATTTTAGCAGGTGGCAAAAGCTCGCGTATGGGGCAAGATAAGACACTTTTGCCATTTGGTGGTTTTAAGACGCTTACTCATTATGAGGTTGCGAAATTTAGCAAAGTTTTTGGCGAAGTTTATGTAAGCTCAAAATTTGAGAAATTTAGCCCGCCACTAAAGCTTATAAAAGATGAAAATAGCAATAACTATTCGCCAATGCTCGCACTTTACTCCATTCTTAAAAATTTTGATCATAGCATTTTTGTGATACCAGCTGATATGCCATTTTTTGATCTTAAAAGCTTAGAGGAGCTTGTTAAATTTAAAGATGAATTTGACATGGTCGTGGCTAGTGATAATGAGCACATTCATTCGCTTTGTGGTTTTTTTAGCCCAAGGCTTGTCACTTTGGCTCATGAGTTTTATTTAAAAAATGAGCATAAAATCGGACTTTTGAGAAAAAGCTGTAAATGCAAAGTAGTAAATTTTAAAGATAGTGAGCAGTTTTTTAACATAAATTTCCCTGACGAATACGAAATGGCAAAGAAAATCCAAGAAAAGAAGATAGATGATGAGTAA